From the Coffea eugenioides isolate CCC68of chromosome 1, Ceug_1.0, whole genome shotgun sequence genome, the window AAATACACTGTGTTTCCAGGTTCTCTTGACCAGGGGACTGTTCAGTCTGATTTCATGTCAAAAGAAAAGTCAGGCCCAGAGACTGCTACATGTATGTCAACAAATATGTTTGGTAATTGCAGGGACTACGTGAGTGGACCTTATGTGACACCTAAACTTGCTGTTGCCTATAAACACATCAAGATCAGGGTTGGTAAAAGTTTCCATAGTACAGAAAATGCTATCTCATACATGGGATCTTCCTTTAAAGCCCAGGGATATGTCAATAACTATCTACATGGAGATTTTTCTGCATCAGCTGCTGCTAAGCTGGCAGTTCTTTCATCTGAAGAAAACCAGGTTTCTGGGTCTCACTCATCAGATCGTCGGAAACTTATTTCCGCTAATATATCACTTCAAGTAAAAGCATTTTCGTCAGCAGCTATGCGCTTTTTCTGGCCTCATACAGAGAAAAAGCTCATTGAAGTACCAAGGGAAAGGTGTAGTTGGTGTTTTTGTTGTAAAGCTTCTGTTTCGAGCAAAAGAGGGTGCTTGTTGAATGCAGCTGTGGCAAATGCCATAAAGGGTTCTATGAAGATTTTTGCTGGTCTTCGTCATGCAAAGAGTGGAGAGGGATGTCTTCCTGGAATTGCTACATATATTATGTTCATGGAGGAGAGTCTAAGTGGTCTAACTGTCGGCCCCTTTCTAAGTTCAGCATTTAGAAGACAATGGCGCACACAAATGGAGCATGCTAATACCTGTGGTGCATTAAAGTTACTTTTACTTgaggtctctctctctctctctctctctctctctctctgtttgtGTGTCTTTGTGTCTGTTTGTGGCCCCCTTATACAAGTCATTGAGTTACTACCTCTACTTCAAGCAATTTagccatttatttatttacattgTGGATCATGTTTATCTACTGGTTTTGCTAAGTGGACTTTCTGACAATTGCTTACTCTTTCCAACCCCTTATCCACAGTTTAAGTTAACCTGCTATGCAAAGAGTAGTGGCTTCACTTAATGTCGTGGAGTATTTTCATTTGTCTGGTGTATTgaaatcttttccttttttggttgAGGTATTGAGGTTTTACTTTATTTACTAAAGAATAGAAAGGGCAAAAGTTTTTTACTTGACGGTTTAGATTAGGAAAGTTTGTAAAATATGGAAGTTACATTCTCAAATAAATGGTGCAGTAGCGAGTGCTCATTAATCTGGCTTTAGATGAGCCTGATTTTCGTCTGACTTCTTAATTGCTGCTGTGTGAGTTATTTGCATTTTCTATCTATTATATTTCTGCATTTAGCTGATTTAACAGGTTTATTTCATAGCACAAAAGGTTAACATACTTATTCATACATTGGGTAAGGTAGGTTTCAGAGTGAGAATCAGATATTTCGTGGTGGTTGATGGTTTTGTTGCTCATGAGTGAATTGGGGATTCTGTTCTCTATTTCCATTTCCCTTCCCCTCCCACATCTTTCTTCCCACCCCTGCCCCGCTAAAAGAGTTGAAGAAAAGTCAAGGTTTAAGAATAGACTAGCCTTTTCCTTTTGCCATTTATGGCTTTAAAAGCCTGTTATTGTTATGGCCGGTGCTGGTGTTGTTCCATTAGATACTTTGTCTCAGCAACTCATAGGTTTTGTACCTTCATTCATATTGTGCTGTTTTTGAATGTCTAAACTTGACGTTCCAGTTACATTAAGACTGTAATTTTTTTGCAGCTCGAGGAAAATATTCGTACCATTGCTCTTTCTGGGGACTGGGTTAAGCTTGTTGATGGTTGGTCAGCTGAGTCTTCTGTCACTCCAAGTGCTGTTAATGCTTCTGGATCCACTCAGAAACGTAGACCAGGGAGACGTGGAAGGAAAACATCTGTCATGACGGAAGTTACTGCTGATGATAGCCAGGACATATTGGCTGACTTTACTTGGTGGCGAGGTGGTAAGCTGACAAAGCTTTTATTACAAAAAGGGGTTCTGCCTCGCATACTGGTGAAGAAATCTGCACGTCAAGGTACTGAAAGTTTTTTTGACTCTTCCATGGAAACTTGAACTGCTTCTATTTTCATTTTCCTATTTGATCTGTGTTACTCTTTTATAAACATAAATCTAGTTGTCATGGCAAGGAGTAACTAACACATTTTGGAGTAGCAGGTGGTTCAAGAAAAATACCTGGCATTTACTATGTTGAAGCATCTGATACTCCTAAAAGAAGCAGACGACTTGTTTGGCGAGCTGCTGTTGAGATGAGCAAGAATATTTCCCAGCTTGCACTTCATGTTTGTTCTCTTCTCAACCTATTCTGCTCTTGGGTGCATTTATACGTgcccttcatttttttctttggtaTTTTTTCCATCATCAGAATGTTATGAGCTAGTGTGTTTTGGATGGTTTTTACTTTTCAGACTGCCTTTAATTCATGAAATTGACTCTTGTAACAGGTTAGGTACCTAGATTTTCATGTGAGATGGAATGATCTTGTTCGTCCAGAGCAGAATATTCAGGATGTAAAAGGCCCAGAAACAGAGGCTTCTGCTTTTAGAAATGCTTACGTTAGTGATAAAAGAGTCATTGATAATGATACTACATATTGTGTTGCTTTTGGGAATCAGAAGCATCTTCCTTCTCGTGTGATGAAGAACATAATTAAAGTGGAGCAAACCCAAGATGGAAAGGAGAAATATTGGTTTTCGGAGACACGCATTCCCTTGTATTTGATCAAGGAGTTTGAAGAAAATGCAGCGAAAGTTCTGATACAAAAAACAGACAAGCCCGTAAATGCAACTGTAAACTTGCAAAGGAGGAGGTTGAAAGCTTTCCGGAAAGATGTATTTTCTTATCTTGCACGAAAGAGGGATACTAAGGATATGTGCTGTTGTGCTTTGTGTAATCAAGATGTTTTAATGGGGTAATTCTTCTGCATATtcctattttctttttagttcTTTTACTATTTGTCAATTAATTGAGgttttctttatcttttatGCACAGGGATGCTGTCAAGTGTAGTGTTTGCAAAGGTATTACAAAATACTTTTCTGTATTTTATGACTTTTTTAGCAAGTTAGAAAGTTATTATGCCTTTTACTTTCTTGTTTGTCGGGTTCAAGTTTTTGAAGATAATGAGAGCCTTGTTATGGTTCAATTCGTCGCCAGCCATATTACCCATACCCACaatcccagaaaaaaaaaagaatgagaaaaaaaaaaaagagtagaggGGTAAAGTCATGGAGAAAAGTAGGAAAGGAAGTTGTTGAATGAAAGGCTGAAGTTTTAATAGCACATCTAGCCTTCCATCCCTATATGTAGGGAAAAGATGAGCTTTAATATGGACATGTAGGGATGGTAACAATTAATTTGGCAGATATGTCCTCTTATACATGCCTATAATCAAACTATTATCAGCTTCGTGAGAATCTTGAAATGCTATTAGCATATGTGTTTTACATGCTCCTTGGGAATCTTGAAATGCTAGTTTCACATGTTTTACATTGTTAAACTTTAAGGAAAGTGACCAACTGTATGCATTTTGACTAAGTCTTTAATTTATTAGAACTGTAATGTTTACCAGATTATATTTCTGTCATGCAATCTTACTTCTATGATAAAAGTCACTTGTGACATTCAAGGACTCTCTCACTAATTTCACTGTCTAATATAGTACCGTGCCACTCTCTCAGTCTTTACCCAATTTACACATGAGACAAACTTGTTACCAGATTGCTCTTCATAAATTATCACTCTGGTCAGAATTGATCTCATTATCTCTCTCTAGTCAAGACATTGTGTCCTAACAGAAAGGGGAATTACTAATTTTCTTCAAAAAGTTTCTCCTCAGATTCTACCTGGGAACTGTTATTTACCATTCCTTTTCCTCCTGTTCTCGGATCTTCTTGGACAGTtttcttttgaactttcttGTTTTGTAATTGTGAAATCAATTTACCTATGTACAAAACAAAGAACCTAGAATGTATATTCTGCCTAGTTTGGAAGTTTAAGAGAGTTCTTTTGTGCCGGAcaatattttcaatttttttggaaaatttgcaGCCTTAGTTTTTATTGGACTGGAATATGGATAAAGTTTGCTTTGAAAAGCTTCTTTTTTCTGCCTTCTGTGGAAACAAATGACCATTTGCTTCCTGTTTCCGCCATTGGAGTGAAGAATGCAGAAAGGGCTTTCTTTTGAAAGCATTGCTTTTGGATTTAGATGTATCTTCTGTTCCTGAGAAAATGCTACAAAGTTGTTTTCTTTAAAGCTTTCAAGTTCTATAGATATTTTGGAGaacacaaaattttaaaaatacattgATGGTGCAAAACATTTGGAAATTGTTGGAAGTTGTTTGAGTCATATTAGAaagttttgtttatttttgttggaTACAGTAGTTGAGCTTCAGACTTTCTATGGCAATATCTGGCTGGCTTGTCCCTTAGTTTGTTAGAAATGTATTTGTTGTGAACTTTTATGTTCTTTCCTTTCAGGGTAGAGAACTGATTTAGATAAAGAAATGTGCCATACATGCACCCTCAGCTTGTCGATGATGCGTTTCCTATGACTCCACAATTTTTTGCATGTGGCTGGATTTATAATAAATTAACTGTCTTTTGACATCCAAGCTATTTCAGATGCTTGCCTGTGCATGCAAAGTAAAACATTATTGTTCAACCTATTTCAGAcgttaatcatgtcatttaaTGTCTGTTTTCCATTATCCTTGGGTTAATTTTGTTTATTCTTAGATGCAATGTGATTTTAAACCAGCAAAAAGCGAGAGGCTCTGAATATGAACACCTCTAGGACCACCTTTGGTTTCGTATAGACGTGTACTTATtgagaaatatatatattttttggttGGCAAGTTTGGCCCTTCTCATTCTATTCTGGAATTTATTAACTAAAAACTTGACAATTTGGTACAGGTGCCTGTCATGAGCAGTGTACTGTCAGTTCAACAGTTCACATCAATGAGGAAGTTGAATTCCTGATCATTTGCAAGCAGTGCTACCACTCTAAAGCTCTGAGTCAAACTGAAAATAATTACGAATCTCCAACAAGTCCTTTACTTTTGCAGCGACAGGAATTTGCTCCAGTGATGGTGAGGAAAGCTGAAAACCCAATTGGTTGTGATCAGCCATCAATGGCTGTCAAAACTGTACAACATGCTTCAGATGCAAAATCAATTAATGCCTCTAAATCCGGATCCAAAAGCAAACGGAAATTATGTTCTTGGGGTCTGATCTGGAGGAAGAAAAATTGTGAAGACACTGGGAGTGATTTCAGATCAAAAAATATTCTTCTGAAGGGCAGTAGAGACTTCGGGCTGTCTGGGCCCCTCTGCCACCTTTGTCGTCAGCCATATAATTGTGATCTAACGTACATTCGCTGTGAAACATGCTTAAGTAAGCTCAATATACCTAATGTGTTTCACCTGTCTTTTTGTTACCCTTGGTTTTCTGGAAAATAACATTGCTTTGGTCTGTGGTCATTCTCAGACTGGTATCATGGAGAAGCTGTTGAACTCCAGGAGTCAAAGATTTCCGATCTGCTGGGTTTCAAATGTTGCAGGTGTAGGAGGATTAGATCACCTGTGTGCCCTTACTTGGATCCAGACAGCAAAAAGCAATTAGAGGAGAAGAAGACACGCAGTAAGCCTGCAAAGCAAGATGAGAAGGACCCCAGTGTGGATGTTGTCCCTCAGCAAGTCAAGCGGGAACCTGCTATGCCTCATTTGCCTGCAATGGAACAAGTGGTGTATGTAGCAGAGGATGATCCTCTACTTTTTAATCATACGAGAGTTGAGCAGATAACCGAACAGAACTCTAGTGTTGATTATGAGTGGAATGCTACAAGTGTTTCTGGGTTCGGGCCACAAAAACTGCCTGTTAGAAGGCACAATAAACGTGATAAGGAAGAAGATTGTTCTTTAGCTGGCAATTCAGCTCATGATGACTTGTCAGCTTTTGGAGGAAATGTCTTTAACTCTGCAGACGAGTCATTGTCTCAGGTTCAGTGGGATCCTACTGCAAGTGGCTTTGGTGATGGTATGATGTTCAACTATGAAGACCTCAGCTTTGAGGATATGGAGTTTGAGCCTCAgacttatttttcatttaatgAGCTGCTTGCATCTGATGATGGTGTTCAACAGGATGTAGTTGGTTCAGCTGAGAATGTGGCAGAGAACTGGGAGAATTCATCCATTCTACCAAGCGATGGTGTTGTTGATGCATCTTTCAATCAGCAAGAACCTTCAAGCTTGGTTAAACATGCAGTTAATACAGTGCCTTGTAGAATGTGCACTCGTTATGAACCCTGCCCTGACCTTTGTTGTCAGATTTGTGGTATCCTTATTCACAGTCATTGTTCTCCATGGATTGAGCAGTCATTGAGGGATGGTGGCTGGAGATGTGGTAATTGTCGCGAATGGTTTTAGTTGATCTGCAATCCATGTTAGAATGCTGCTTTGTCCAATAAGCTCTTACTTGAGGTGGTAGAGTGGAGTATGCCGAAAGAAAACGCACGCTTAGTGAGCACCATTAAGAGAAGAAGTCAAAACGGTAAGAATTCCTGGTTTGGATCTTTTGGAAGATGGGAATTCCCGTCTCAGCATTGTCCCATATAGGTTTTTCAAAATTAAAGCCCCTATCAAGTTGAGTTTTGGGGCCAATAGAGATaagcaaaatatttttttgtatGCTTATCTGATTTTTGGTTTGGCTGTATACAACAATGTTTTAGCTGGCATTTTGAAAATCAGTACCAACATCTGTCCTAGCTTTACGGTGATATCCGTGTTCTAGCTTTATAGTTGCATTATGTTGGAGATTGGAGGTTCAAATGTCACCCTAAAGATGACTTCAGCCAGGAAAAGTACGGATTTATGAAAGTACCCATCGAGTATAATTTGCTACTAACGTGCTTCCCCAGCGGAAACCTTTATGGTAGGAAGGCGTCCTACCGTAGGTAGAGGAGCAGAGCATGACACGTGTATTTGGAAATAAAGGTGCTAACAGACCGGTTATATTGTAGTCCTAACGCCCGTGGAGAATGTCAGCCATATAGAAGCATTGTATGTGATTTGGTATATTTTAATACTCTATCATTTTCAAGACATTGATCAAACATGATCAgttcaatttcttttattttttccaaaaactctcattttttcttcttgtatcTTTTTCGTTTTCAATACATCAGTTtggaccaaaaaaataaaataaaattgaaaatatgTAAAAGATtcataaattaattgaaaaacaCTTTATAGACTACCCAAAATATTATCTTTGTAACTTGCAAAAACTTCAAATAAACATTCAAGTACTAACTATTGGTATTTAAAAAATGCACTATATTTTATCGAATCAGAATAAATCCttatacttttttatttttatttgtttttaatatACTCAAGTTTTGGTAATAAAAAGTAAGACAACAAAAGGGTAAATTTGGAATTACATTTTTTAATGtactcaaaatgaattttttaaatattatattttaaaatgagCTGTAAATAAACAAATAGTTTAAAGTAAGGGAGGCAAGTGAGTTtcacacccaaaaaaaaagaaaaaaagagaggcaAGTGAGATTTGTTAAAATTTGTGAGTGCCAagtaaaattgttagaaacctccggggaaggtttatgaaattatcccaaacaAAAACTTAGAATGAATAAGTTGCTTTTTATAACGGTTCTAAAGGTTGCTTGAGACTTTATAAAATAGTTGTCTTGAGTTTGCAAAAACAATTTCTTGCATATCTATAGCTAGTGGAAACGGAGTTTAAACTTGCTATAGGttagtttcttgttttccaTTGTATCCTAAAGGGTAATTTGCCATTCAACCTAATTTTATTCTGATTTTATCCAACTAATAAATTagcttatggaaaaatgggtaaatggataatttatggagaaaagccataaagagctggtgttttattggaaaacgggtttatttttattttatccgataaataaatttatttatggaaaaatgggtactctgttcttataatggagaaaaacCATAAaaagctggtgttttattggaaaaatgatttatttttattttatccgataaataaatttgtgtatgggaaaatgggtactctgttcttataatagaggaaagccataaagagctggtgttttattagaaacgggtttatttttattgtatctgataaataaatttgtttatgggaacataggtactctgttcttataatggaggaaagccataaagagctgatatTTGATAggaaaatgatactttaggataccaatggataacagttaaaacacattcacagatttggtattttaaataatgagaTTGTTTTTAGGGGTGTTTttatggttgtattttgggatatttttagaatttaagaattatttgagatattttataaaaatttcaacCACCCACCACCACCCACTGGGACCACGAGCTAgtgattttgtgcattttgcacaCCGACCCATAAAGAGCGGGTGCTTTGTTCATATGTTGGAGGAGTgccataaagaactggtatgttatgggtaAATGGGCACTTCATGCAGCAAAGCTGTAAATTGGTAGCATTTCTATAAAGAATAAATGAAAAACGGGTATAATTGGGCATTTGCTCTGATTTTAtctaataaataaattattaatccTACGATACCCTgcataattaataaaaaatttatggaaaaatgggtataACATGTTAAACCCACATATTCGCAATTTACTCTAACTgtatctgataaataaattattaatccTTCGGTACCCTAGACTTATGAAATGGAGACTGGTGGGTTATGCATGCAAcatgaattaaataaataattcatggAGGAGTGATATAAAGAGCTGGTAATTCatggaaaaaggggaaaatgaGCACTTTATGGAGGAAAGtcaaaaataaatagtaattaATGGGAACACGGGTATTACATGTTAAACCCATTTATTCACTAAAAATTTTACTTTGATTTTATCCTGTGAATAAATTAGTATTTTTTGGAATCTATacataattaattttttttcttttgcatttcaataaaaaattaatcaaaatttttttttcgagAGCACAAAAATTTACGAGTCAAAAGAGTTGgtctaaaagggaaagaaacaaCTGAATATCATTGTTTTAAGTACTAAATAAATAGATGTAAAATACTCGTTAAAAGCTGGTACTTTGATCATATAATGAAGGAAAGCTATAAAGAGCAGGCCATTTTcgggaaaaatttttattaataaaaatacgTAACGTGAGGGGGAGAGGGGGCCAATTGGGGTGGGAGTGGCAGTAGCAGTGTGTGGTGGGTGGTGACAGGGGTGGTGGTGGGAGGGAGAAGAAAAGGGAGgaaggagagggagaagagagaagagtgaaagaggaagaaaaaaggGGGAAGGGGGGAGAGAGGGAGGAGAAGGGGGGTGGCAGTGGGTGGGATGAGGAGCAAGAGTGGTCATCAGATGGACCGCTCCTGAGCTGTTCATGAACAACGGCCCAAAAAAATTGTACAGTTCAGATCACTTCTTGTACCTCGTTTTTAACAACGTGTGTGGGGTCcacaaaaatttgttctaaAGTTACGCGTTGTGTAAATAAAGTTACGTCATGTGCAAATAAAATTACGCAGTGtgcaaaatacacaaaatcgcTAGCCCGTGGTCCCAGTGGGTGGTGGTGGGTGgttgaaatttttataaaatatctcaaataattcttaaattctaaaaatatcccaaaatacaaccataaAAACACCCCTAAAAACAAtctcattatttaaaataccaaatccgtgaatgtgttttaactgttatccattggtatTCTAAAGTATTATTTTTCCATCACATATcagttctttatgactttcctccattataagaacagagtacctatGTTCCCATAAACATATTTATTtattagataaaataaaaataaactcgtttccaataaaacaccagctctttatggttttcctccattataagaacagagtacctatttttccatacacaaatttatttatcgaataaaataaaaataaatccgttttccaataaaacaccagttctttatggctttcctccattataagaacagagtacccattttttcataaacaaatttatttatcggataaaataaaaataaacccgtttttcaataaaacaccaggtctttatgactttcctccataaattatccatttacccatttttccataagctaatttattagttagataaaatcaGAATAAAATTAGGTTGAATGACAAATTACCCTTTAGGATACAAtggaaaacaagaaactaaCCTATAGCAAGTTTAAACTCCGTTTCCACTAGCTATAGATATGCaagaaat encodes:
- the LOC113762086 gene encoding DDT domain-containing protein PTM-like isoform X2, whose amino-acid sequence is MEDAEVRLERKRGRKRKRVDVQNVEMDVDGKKRAVVTRSKRLVGCYVRKEFEGSGFYLGKVVSYDTGLYRVDYEDGDCEDLESGEVRSFLIDESEIDGEWMERKNKLDALLLHKDKDVEAINELKTENVVPLESANVVANAQVKETSAVSELINANCDAEIEGVQIDYDANVDSVSDSCEDEEISSEVEVPVVPPPELPPSSWNIGVPAEDVSHLLSVYSFLRSFSIQLFLSPFGLDDFVGSLNCSAPNTLLDSVHVALMRVLRHYFEKLSVDGSELASKCLRGMDWSLLDTLTWPIYLVHYLMVMDYTDGPEWKGFFIHALEREYYTLSAGKKLLILQILCDDVLDSEELRAEIDIREESEGGIDPDTGMVVAPVAGPRRVHPRNSKTSACKGQEAMQIIAQSREMKSFSNSGNLGLSVQGQDGISDMDQDGNGDECRLCGMDGTLLCCDGCPASYHSRCIGVCKVFIPEGPWYCPECTINKVGPRITKGTTLKGAEVFGVDVYSQAFIGACDHLLVLNASTNLHSCARYYSKNDIPCVLQALLSSMEHIVMYKEIFKAIIQYWEIPEDIISFTETSEIADHQLAEEHLNCTVPSSVMPLGLGNGDASIETVGPQMNIPGEVQVKYTVFPGSLDQGTVQSDFMSKEKSGPETATCMSTNMFGNCRDYVSGPYVTPKLAVAYKHIKIRVGKSFHSTENAISYMGSSFKAQGYVNNYLHGDFSASAAAKLAVLSSEENQVSGSHSSDRRKLISANISLQVKAFSSAAMRFFWPHTEKKLIEVPRERCSWCFCCKASVSSKRGCLLNAAVANAIKGSMKIFAGLRHAKSGEGCLPGIATYIMFMEESLSGLTVGPFLSSAFRRQWRTQMEHANTCGALKLLLLELEENIRTIALSGDWVKLVDGWSAESSVTPSAVNASGSTQKRRPGRRGRKTSVMTEVTADDSQDILADFTWWRGGKLTKLLLQKGVLPRILVKKSARQGGSRKIPGIYYVEASDTPKRSRRLVWRAAVEMSKNISQLALHVRYLDFHVRWNDLVRPEQNIQDVKGPETEASAFRNAYVSDKRVIDNDTTYCVAFGNQKHLPSRVMKNIIKVEQTQDGKEKYWFSETRIPLYLIKEFEENAAKVLIQKTDKPVNATVNLQRRRLKAFRKDVFSYLARKRDTKDMCCCALCNQDVLMGDAVKCSVCKGACHEQCTVSSTVHINEEVEFLIICKQCYHSKALSQTENNYESPTSPLLLQRQEFAPVMVRKAENPIGCDQPSMAVKTVQHASDAKSINASKSGSKSKRKLCSWGLIWRKKNCEDTGSDFRSKNILLKGSRDFGLSGPLCHLCRQPYNCDLTYIRCETCLNWYHGEAVELQESKISDLLGFKCCRCRRIRSPVCPYLDPDSKKQLEEKKTRSKPAKQDEKDPSVDVVPQQVKREPAMPHLPAMEQVVYVAEDDPLLFNHTRVEQITEQNSSVDYEWNATSVSGFGPQKLPVRRHNKRDKEEDCSLAGNSAHDDLSAFGGNVFNSADESLSQVQWDPTASGFGDGMMFNYEDLSFEDMEFEPQTYFSFNELLASDDGVQQDVVGSAENVAENWENSSILPSDGVVDASFNQQEPSSLVKHAVNTVPCRMCTRYEPCPDLCCQICGILIHSHCSPWIEQSLRDGGWRCGNCREWF
- the LOC113762086 gene encoding DDT domain-containing protein PTM-like isoform X1, encoding MEDAEVRLERKRGRKRKRVDVQNVEMDVDGKKRAVVTRSKRLVGCYVRKEFEGSGFYLGKVVSYDTGLYRVDYEDGDCEDLESGEVRSFLIDESEIDGEWMERKNKLDALLLHKDKDVEAINELKTENVVPLESANVVANAQVKETSAVSELINANCDAEIEGVQIDYDANVDSVSDSCEDEEISSEVEVPVVPPPELPPSSWNIGVPAEDVSHLLSVYSFLRSFSIQLFLSPFGLDDFVGSLNCSAPNTLLDSVHVALMRVLRHYFEKLSVDGSELASKCLRGMDWSLLDTLTWPIYLVHYLMVMDYTDGPEWKGFFIHALEREYYTLSAGKKLLILQILCDDVLDSEELRAEIDIREESEGGIDPDTGMVVAPVAGPRRVHPRNSKTSACKGQEAMQIIAQSREMKSFSNSGNLGLSVQGQDGISDMDQDGNGDECRLCGMDGTLLCCDGCPASYHSRCIGVCKVFIPEGPWYCPECTINKVGPRITKGTTLKGAEVFGVDVYSQAFIGACDHLLVLNASTNLHSCARYYSKNDIPCVLQALLSSMEHIVMYKEIFKAIIQYWEIPEDIISFTETSEIADHQLAEEHLNCTVPSSVMPLGLVSHNVPETPRSEDTSSCIFGANSGNMNKASLSAVTSDHAVQQGNGDASIETVGPQMNIPGEVQVKYTVFPGSLDQGTVQSDFMSKEKSGPETATCMSTNMFGNCRDYVSGPYVTPKLAVAYKHIKIRVGKSFHSTENAISYMGSSFKAQGYVNNYLHGDFSASAAAKLAVLSSEENQVSGSHSSDRRKLISANISLQVKAFSSAAMRFFWPHTEKKLIEVPRERCSWCFCCKASVSSKRGCLLNAAVANAIKGSMKIFAGLRHAKSGEGCLPGIATYIMFMEESLSGLTVGPFLSSAFRRQWRTQMEHANTCGALKLLLLELEENIRTIALSGDWVKLVDGWSAESSVTPSAVNASGSTQKRRPGRRGRKTSVMTEVTADDSQDILADFTWWRGGKLTKLLLQKGVLPRILVKKSARQGGSRKIPGIYYVEASDTPKRSRRLVWRAAVEMSKNISQLALHVRYLDFHVRWNDLVRPEQNIQDVKGPETEASAFRNAYVSDKRVIDNDTTYCVAFGNQKHLPSRVMKNIIKVEQTQDGKEKYWFSETRIPLYLIKEFEENAAKVLIQKTDKPVNATVNLQRRRLKAFRKDVFSYLARKRDTKDMCCCALCNQDVLMGDAVKCSVCKGACHEQCTVSSTVHINEEVEFLIICKQCYHSKALSQTENNYESPTSPLLLQRQEFAPVMVRKAENPIGCDQPSMAVKTVQHASDAKSINASKSGSKSKRKLCSWGLIWRKKNCEDTGSDFRSKNILLKGSRDFGLSGPLCHLCRQPYNCDLTYIRCETCLNWYHGEAVELQESKISDLLGFKCCRCRRIRSPVCPYLDPDSKKQLEEKKTRSKPAKQDEKDPSVDVVPQQVKREPAMPHLPAMEQVVYVAEDDPLLFNHTRVEQITEQNSSVDYEWNATSVSGFGPQKLPVRRHNKRDKEEDCSLAGNSAHDDLSAFGGNVFNSADESLSQVQWDPTASGFGDGMMFNYEDLSFEDMEFEPQTYFSFNELLASDDGVQQDVVGSAENVAENWENSSILPSDGVVDASFNQQEPSSLVKHAVNTVPCRMCTRYEPCPDLCCQICGILIHSHCSPWIEQSLRDGGWRCGNCREWF